One stretch of Patagioenas fasciata isolate bPatFas1 chromosome 9, bPatFas1.hap1, whole genome shotgun sequence DNA includes these proteins:
- the LOC136104861 gene encoding olfactory receptor 14J1-like yields MSNSSSVTQFLLLAFTDTRELQLLHFWLFLGIYLAALLGNGLIITTIVWDQHLHTPMYFFLLNLSLLDLGSISTTVPKSMANSLWDTTVISYAGCAAQLFLFFFLASAEFCLLTIMSYDRYVAICKPLHYWTLLGSRACVHMVAAAWATGFLYSLVHTANTFSLPLCKGNALDQFFCEIPQILKLSCSHSYLREIGLLAVCILVTFGCFVFIVVSYAQIFRAVLRIPSGQGRHKAFSTCLPHLAVVSLFVSTGMFAYLKPPSVSSPSLDLVVSVLYSVVPPAVNPVIYSMRNKELKDALRKLIS; encoded by the coding sequence atgtccaacagcagctcagtcacccagttcctcctcctggcgttcacagacacacgggagctgcagctcttgcacttctggctcttcctgggcatctacctggctgccctcctgggcaacggcctcatcatcaccaccatagtctgggaccagcacctccacacccccatgtacttcttcctgctcaacctctccctccttgacctgggctccatctccaccactgtccccaaatccatggccaactctctgtgggataccacggtcatttcctatgcagggtgtgctgcacaactctttctgtttttctttttagcttcagcagaattttgtcttctgactatcatgtcctacgaccgctacgttgccatctgcaaacccctgcactattggaccctcctgggcagcagagcttgtgtccacatggtagcagctgcctgggccactgggtttctctattccctggtgcacacggccaatacattttcactgccactgtgcaagggcaatgccctggaccagtttttctgtgagatcccccagatcctcaagctctcctgctcacactcctacctcagggaaattgggcttcttgcggtttgtatattagtaacatttgggtgttttgtgttcatcgtggtgtcctatgcgcagatcttcagagctgtgctgaggatcccctctgggcagggacggcacaaagccttttccacctgcctccctcacctggccgtggtctccctgtttgtcagcactggcatgtttgcctacctgaagcccccctccgtctcttccccatccctggatctggtggtgtctgttctgtactcagtggtgcctccagcagtgaaccccgtcatctacagcatgaggaacaaggagctcaaggatgcccttaggaaactaatttcctag